The DNA window GCTAAGCGGTCCGCCATAGATGTTGTACACATCTGCGATGCTGCGTGCAGATGTGAGCCCGGAGGAATGGGAGCGACTCCGCGAGCGGGGTCGCTCGTCCTGGGCGACCCCGTGGGAGCGTGACCGGGTAGAGATGATTCTCCTGTCCGCCTCGGGCTGGTCGCCGCCACGGATTGCGGAGTACCTGGGAGTGCATGTGGCGACTGTGCGACGTGTTCTCAAAGCATGGAGCCGCGAGGGCGTGGATGCGCTGGAGCGCAAGCTGCCGGGGCCAGTTCCGGACGTTGAGCGATACGCCACTGTGGTGGGCATGCTCGAGCAGTTGCTCTCGGAGCCACGTACCTGGACGTCAGCCCAGTTGGCTGAGGCATTGGCCGGGGTGGGCATTCAAATGAGTGCCCGGCAGACGGAGCGCTACCTGGCAGAGTTGGGTGCTGGCTGGCACCGCACCAAGTCGAGCCTGGCGTATCTGCAGCAGCCCGAGGCGGTGGAGCAGGCGCGCCGCAAGCTCAGCACGCTCAAAAAAAGCCCGTTCCCAGAGGCTGGACCTCTTCTTCCTCGATGAGTGCGGCTTCGCTCCCACTCAACCGACGGGCT is part of the Hyalangium ruber genome and encodes:
- a CDS encoding helix-turn-helix domain-containing protein, giving the protein MLRADVSPEEWERLRERGRSSWATPWERDRVEMILLSASGWSPPRIAEYLGVHVATVRRVLKAWSREGVDALERKLPGPVPDVERYATVVGMLEQLLSEPRTWTSAQLAEALAGVGIQMSARQTERYLAELGAGWHRTKSSLAYLQQPEAVEQARRKLSTLKKSPFPEAGPLLPR